The DNA region GATATTCTGCATCCTTTATTGGGTACATATCTAATTTACCAAAAAAGTCTCTCAATATTGGCTGAGCTATTTGTATCTCTATGCTTGGGGCATAATATTTAAAATTGTTTGTGCTTAAATTTGGAAGTCTTCCTACAACTGTGCCGAGCGGTGTATCTACAGGTATTTCTACCTCTCCCATTTTTAAATCACCAAAGTAGCTGTCATGCTGTATTTTTACAGACCATCTTGTGCCAGAATATGGTATAAGTCCGCTGAAACCAGCACCTATTCTCATACCGTTATGCATAAAGTCTGCTGTTGGTATAATATTATATTCATCAAAGTGTTTTTGTGTACCTATTGCACCTGCCTGCAAATCAAACTTAACATCTCCAGAGCTTTTTGCTTTGGTTAGATTATTATAGGCATTACTCTCTTGTATGGCTGTTAATTTCATCTCTGGTATTATGTTTTTTATTCTTTCAATATATTCTGCATAAGAGAGTATTTCAGCATTGGTTTGAGTGTATATTGAACTGCTTAATAAAAATAAAAATGCGGTAAAATAATATAATAATTTTTTTGACACTTTTGTACAAAACCTCATTATTATTATACTTTATATTTTATTTATGATTATTATTATATCAAGTACAGAAAAATTACTATTGTATTATAAACTACATATTTTTATTTTTGTAAATTATTTTGATATAAATTAATCTTATTACTAATATATTCTAAACAACATATAAAAATATGAAATAATATATATATTGTATATACATAAGAAGATTGACTTTATTAAATGCAGTTATTTTGCTTCTTTTATACCAATACCGAGTAGGTGCCTTGCCGCAGGCACGCAGAGCGTCGGCAAAAGAAGTGGGGTGCTACCCTAAGGGTACGCTTCGCAGGGGGCAAAGCCCTGCAGATAAATAAAATATAAAAGAGTTAAAAATTTTTAGTGTATATTAAAACAACAATTTTTTATTCAGCTTTTTGTTGTTCTTTTTCCAGCATTACACGCTTTTATCAATTTTTTCCCGCGTACGAGCTGTACCACCTTGCCGCACGGTAATGCTATGGTTTAATTATAACTTCTTAGTCGTGCGGGTGAGTGCATTTTTGTGGTGCTACCTTACGGGCACGCTTCGTATGGGGCTAGTCCCCGCAAATAATAAAAAACTTAAAAACTAAATTTTGACAAAATATGATTGTTTCAGTATAATCTAACTATGATAGAAGAAAAGAAAAAAGATTTGAGAATAATAAAAACTCAAAAATTATTAAAACAATCTTTACTCGAACTTTTTAAAACTCACTCTTTTAATGATATCACAGTTACAGAAATATGCGAAAAATCTATGATTAATAGAGTTACCTTTTATGACCACTACAATAATAAAGAAGAACTTTTAAATAGCATCATAGAAGATATAAAAGAAGATATTATAAAAGAATTGAGAGATGATAATTTAATTTATAATTTTAAAAAGAACTACAGGAAAATAATAGAGAAAATAATAAACTATTTTGATAACAACAAACAATATTTTAATACTTCATTAGTTAATTATAACAATACTCTTTTATTTATATCTCTTCTTCATAAGATTTTATTGGGATATTTAAATGAATGGTTAAAAGATGAGGAGAATATAGTAATACAGGAGTTTATATCTGGAGGATTAGTTTCCATAATATATCATTGGATAAAGGAAGATAAGAATATAGATAAAAATATTTTAATTAATAATATATGTAAGCTATTAGAGAAGAGTTTAAAATAGTTTAATATATTAGTTTTAATAAAAAAAATATAGTAAAATAATAAAAAAGGGTATATAATAAATAATCGTTTTAATAAATAGGAGTATAGGTTATGTCCAAAGAAAAAAAAGAAAATGATTTATGAAGGTAAAGCAAAGAAAGTTTATTCTACTGATAATGCTGATGAAATAATAGTTTATTACAAAGATGATGCCACAGCTTTTAACGGCGAGAAAAAAGGCTCTATAAAAGATAAAGGCGTTATGAATAATGAAATTACTACTTTACTCTTTAAAATGTTGGAGAAGAATGGTGTTAAGACGCATTTTATAGAAAAGTTATCTGACAGAGAACAGCTTTGCCAGAAAGTAAAAATATTTCCATTGGAAGTGATAGTAAGAAACTTAATAGCAGGTTCTATGGCTAAAAGACTTGGCATAGAAGAAGGTACAGTTCCTCCTAATACTATTTTTGAAATATGCTATAAAAATGATGCATACGGCGACCCTCTTATTAATGACCATCATGCTGTTGCTTTAAATCTTGCTACTTATGATGAATTAAAATATATATATGAAGTAACTTCTAAAGTAAATAATTTATTAAAAGAAGCTTTAGATAAAATAGGCATTACTTTGGTAGATTTTAAAGTAGAGTTTGGTAAGAACTCAAAAGGTGAAATACTTTTAGCAGATGAAATTACACCTGATACTTGCCGTTTCTGGGATAAGGCTACTGGAAAAAAATTAGATAAAGATAGATTTAGAAGAGATTTGGGTTCTATAGAAGAAGCTTATATAGAAGTATTAAACAGACTTAATAATATGTAAATAAATTCATATCGTTATTTTTAAGGGCTTTACTATTAGTTTAGCCCTTTCATTTTTACATATATTTATTATATTTACTTTGACAAATAATACATAATTTTGTATAATGTACTATAAAGTTTAAGGAGTTTTGTTATGTACTTAGTAAACCTAATGGAACAGAAAGTTTCTAAGTTGGCAGATGCATATTTACAAAAGAAAAATATTCCAGTTAATAGCAATATGCGTATGGATATTATTGCATATACATTAAATAGAGTAAAACCAGAATATGTTACAAGTGCTAGAGGTGTATTATACAGTTATAAAGACCCTATAGAAGATAATAAAGAAGTTTTAAATATTATCTCTCAAGCTTGTGAGGTTGTTACAAAAAGAAGAGAGAGCAATGCTTCAGATACTATACCTGTTATAGAAGAAAGCGGTTATTATATTACTTATCCTAGTATAATGGGTAATTTATTTGCTTCTAATAATACTGACAGAATAGAGAGTGCTAAGGTTTATATGTTCAGCAATAATGCTTTATTAAAAGGATATGGAGTTAATTTTCCTAATCCTGCTATAGTTGCTAAAAATGTTGCTGGTAAATATATGTTTTGTTTTATGCCGCAAAAAACAGATTCTAATAAAAAGATAGATGTTAATTTGGATATAGTAGTAGAAGCTGAGAATTATCAGAAGTTTAAGAGTTCTTTAACTTTTACTGTACAGCCTGAATATTATAATGCAGGAGACATGCCATTATTTTCAGTTGAAGAAGTTAATGATATATCACTTATAGAAAATAAATAAATAAAAAATATTTGTAAATTAGTATTGTTGTAGATTAATGAGATTCGTAAAGTTTGTAGTATTAGTATGTTTTATTATATTTGGTATAATGATATTGAATATCATACAAAAAAATAAAGCCGTGTATGATAAAAAAAATATGGTTCGTCCTTTTTCTTATAATGATATACTTTATTGTGTAAATGGGGAGGTAAAATCTTTAGCTTCCCTTTCTTTCACAACATCGTTTGATGATTTATCTAATCTATTTAATATAGATAGAAATATGATTTATAATAATATTTTGAAAAAAAATATAAATATATATGATAATAATGCTGAAATTAATGTATTTATTTCTGAAAAAAAAATAGAGCAAATTACACTAAATATTACTAATAATATTGATATGTCTTTAAGCAGTATATTTAAAAACTTAGAAAACAATAATATAGCATTGGAAGATGAGAATATAGAAGCTTCTGATGGAAGTATTTTAGCTGAGATTTATAGTCATTATGGCGATAAGTATAAATTAGTTATAACAAAAACTAAAGATGAGTTATCTATAGATTATGTGAATTTGAAAATTAATTAATTGACATAAAACAAACATTATATATAATATTTAAAATATCAATTATAGAATTCTTAAAGGACTTATCGATGAAACTCAAACATACAAACAATTTTATAAAAAAAGATACAGTTGCAATCTTTGTTAAGGTTGAAAAAGAGAAGCCTAAAGTTTGTACATTTAATGATGAGTATATAAAACTATTTAACAGTTTAGTAAAAGACAAATATTATACTATATCAACTCCATTTGCATTTGCTTTTTCTAGTAATACTAGAGTAATTTATATTACTTACAAAGAAGTGAAAAATTATATTTATGAAACTTGGAAAAATGCAGGAGCTTCTTTAATAAGCATAATGAATCAGCTTCATATATCTGATATAGAAGTGGATATGGCAGAATTATTTGCTGAAATTGGTTCTCAGGAATCTTATATACAATTTTGTTTAGGAATGTTTTTAGCTTCTTATAGTTTTAATTATCATCTTGGCGAGAAGAGACTTAAAGAGAAAAACAATATTAATAATATTTTACTTGTTTCTGACCATAAAAAAGATACAGAGAATGCTATTAATATTGCTTCTAATATATCTGAGCATATTTGCTGGGCTAGAGATATGGTTAATGAGCCTAGCAATGTTATTAATTCTTTAACTTTTATAGATAGAGCAAAAAAGATTGCTGAGAAGAAAAAAATCACTGTTTCTATATTAGATGAAAAGCAATTAAAGTCATTAAAGATGAATGGAATATTAGGTGTTAATGCTGGAAGCAAGAATCCTCCAAGACTTCTTTGTATGCAATATAAAAAAGCTAAGGCTAAAAAGAATATAGTACTAGTTGGTAAGGGTATAACATTTGATACTGGCGGAATGAGTTTGAAGCCTGCTGACAGCATGCTTGGAATGAAAGATGATATGGCTGGTGCTGCTGCAGTTTCTGGAGCTTTATTTTTGGCTGCTGATATGAATCTTGATGCTAATGTTACTGCTATTTGTCCATTAACAGACAACAAAACAGGAAGCGGTGCTATTAACCCAGGAGACATATTAAAGATGTATAATGGTGTTACTGTTGAGGTTGTTAATACTGATGCTGAGGGAAGATTAATACTTGCTGATGCTCTTGCTTATGGAATAGATAAATATAAACCTGATTATATAATAGATATTGCTACATTAACAGGTGCTTGTTCTATAGCTTTAGGAAGACATGCTACAGGACTTCTTTCTACAGATGATAAATTGTCAAGAGCTATTAAAGATGCTGGTGATGATACTTATGAAAGAGTATGGGAGCTTCCTATGTTTGATGAGTATAAAGAGCAAATAAAATCTGATGTTGCAGATATTAAAAACACTGGCGGAAGAAATGCCGGCACTATCACTGCAGCACAATTTCTTTCATACTTCACTGAAGGAACTAAATGGGCTCACTTGGATATAGCTTGCACTTCTATATCTGATTCTAATGATAAATATTTAACTAAAGGTGCTACTGGTGTTGGAGTTTATTTATTAGAAAAAACAATTGAGAAGTTAATAGAAATTAATTAATAATAATTATTATTATATATTTTTTAATAGTCCTGCTAAATACTTTGTATTGGCAGGGCTTTTTTATTTTAACAAAATTACAATATTTTAAGGAAAAGTGTTTATATTTTTGATTGATTTTGATTATTTTTGACTATTTATGATTGATTTTTTATGAAAATTTTATATACTATAATTATGAAGAGGTAAGAAATTATGTTAAAAGTAAGCAGATATGAATTGATATTAGAAGTTATAAGAGAGAAGAGAAATATAAAAGTAGAAGAACTAATTGAGAGGCTAAATGTATCAGAGGCTACAATAAGACGCGATTTAAGTTTTCTTGAAAAGGCAGGAAAAATAAGAAGAGTTCATGGCGGTGCAATATTAGTTGATACACAGGAAGAGAGCTTATTATACAAAAAAGAAATATACTCTGAAGAAAAGGAAAGGATAGGAAAGTTTGCTGCTTCATTAGTAAAAAGCGGAAATATTATATATTTAGATGCTGGTACAAGTGTTTCTGCTATGATTAAATATTTATCTGGAATAGAAAATATAAAAGTAGTAACTAACGGATTAAACCATATAGAAGAGCTTTGCAACAAAAAAATAGAGAGTTATTTAATTGGCGGAAAAATGAAAATGCTTACTGGGGCTTTAGTAGGTGCAAGTGCTGTTTTATATCTAAAAAGTTTTAATTTTGATTTAGCATTTATGGGGGCAAATGGAGTAGATGTGAATGGGTATTCTACTCCTGATAATGAGGAGGCTTTGATAAAAAATGAGGCTGCTTCAAAGGCAAAGAAAACTTATTTCTTATGCGATGAATCAAAATTAAATAAAAACAGTTTAATGAATTTTTTCAATTTGGAAGATTCTTATTTAATAACAAATGCTAAAGAAATAAATGAAAATATAAAAAGAAAATTAAAAGGATTATATATTGTTAATTAAAAATAGGAGGATTAATTTATGATATATACTTTAACATTAAATCCTGCTGTTGACTATTATATAGACATGGAAAGCTTTGAAGAGGGAGATTTAAACAAAGTGAATAATGCCTATACATTGGCAGGAGGTAAGGGAATAAATGTTTCTAAGGTTTTAAAAAATTTTAATATTGAATCTACTGCATTAGGTTTTTGCGGCGGATTTACTGGGGATTATATAAAAAAAGATATTAAAGAATGCGGCATTAAAGAAAATTTTATTTATTTAGAAGAAGCTACAAGAATAAATATTAAATTAAAAACAAGTAAGTCAGAAAGTGAAATAGCAGGCAAATCTCCAAATATATCAAAAGAAAAAGTTCATGAACTATTAAACTATATAAAAAATAATATAAAAGAAAATGATATATTAGTTTTATCTGGAAGCGTTCCTAATTCTATTGAAAGCAGTATATATAAAGATATTATATCAAATGCAAATAAAAATATAAAAGTGATATTAGATGCTAGAGACGAGGCATTTAAAATAGGATTAAGAGAAAAAGTATTTCTCACAAAACCTAATAAAAAAGAGTTAGGTGAATATTTTAATAAAAAAATAGAATCAACAGATGACATCATAAAATATGCTAGAGAATTAATAAAAGACGGAAGTAAAAATGTGATAGTATCTTTAGGAAAAGATGGTTCTGTATTAGTAACAGAAAATGAAGTTTATATAGGAAATGCTCCTAAAGGAAAATTAATAAGTTCTGTAGGTGCTGGAGATTCTATGGTTGCTGGTATAGTTTATGGATTAAGCAATAATTTAAGTATAGTTGATTCTTATAAATATGCTATAGCAAGCGGAAGCTCTACTGCATGTTCTGAAATGTTAACTACATTTGAAAATATGAATAAGTTTTTAGAAAAAGTTGAAATAAAAAAAATTAATTAAAGTTTATGTAATTATATAAATGGAGGAATAGGATGTTAAAAGATGTTATAACTTTAGATTGTATAAATATAGATTTAAAGGGACAAACAAAATCAGAAATTATAGATGAAATGGTAGACATTCTCTATAATAACGGCAAATTAAATGACAGAGAAGAGTATAAAAAAGAAATATTAAAGAGAGAAGCTCAAAGCTCAACAGGAATGGAAGAAGGAATAGCAATACCTCATGGTAAAACTGATGCTGTAAAGATTCCTACAGTTGCAATAGGTATTTCTAAAAAAGGTGTTGATTATGAATCATTAGACGGTAAGCCTTCACATTTATTTTTTATGATAGCAGCACCAGCAAATTCTAATAATTCTCATATTGAATTATTATCAAAAATAACAACACTTCTTCTTGAAGATGATATTAGAGAAGCACTTATCAATGCAAAAAGTAAAGAAGAAGTATTGGATATATTAATAAAGAATGCTGAGAAAGATAATGAAAACTCATCATTAAATCAAGAAACTAATAACGATTCATATCAAGTATTAGCAGTAACAGCATGCCCTACAGGAATAGCACATACTTATATGGCAGCAGATGCCTTACTTAAAAAAGGTAAAGAACTTGGTATTACTATCAAAGTAGAAACTAATGGTTCAAGCGGTGTAAAAAATGAACTTACAAAAGAAGAGATAAAAAATGCAAAAGGAATAATAGTAGCAGCTGATAAAAATGTTGCTATGGAGAGATTTGCTGGAAAGAATGTTGATATAGTAGGAGTAAAAGAGGCAATAAAAGACCCTGAAAGATTAATAAACAATGCCATAAATCAAACAGCTCCTATATATCATAGCAGTGAAGATAACACTCAATCTTCAAATAAATTTGCTAAGAAACCAAAAACAGGAGTATATAAACATTTAATGTCAGGAGTATCAAATATGCTTCCATTTGTTGTAGGCGGAGGTATATTGATAGCATTTTCATTTATGTTTGGTATTAATGCAAGCAACCCTAATGATCCTTCATACAATTATTTTGCTAAGCTTTTAAATGACATTGGAGGAGGAAATGCATTCTTTCTAATGGTTCCTGTAATGGCAGGATTTATTGGTATGAGTATTGCTGACAGACCTGGTTTTGCTCCTGCTATGGTTGGAGGATTAATTTCTTTAAATAGCGGCGGCGGATTTTTGGGCGGTTTGATAGGCGGATTCTTAGGAGGATATATCACTCTTTTATTAAAAAAAGTATTTAATAAATTGCCTGAAAGTTTGGACGGAATTAAGCCTGTTTTATTATATCCTTTATTTGGTATATTTATTACTGGTGCTATAATGTATTTATTCATTGTTAATCCAATAGCTGCAATCAATACAGGACTTTCTAATTTCTTGAAAAACTTAGGTACAGGAAACTTAATATTATTAGGTGCTTTGCTTGGTGCTATGATGTCCACTGATATGGGAGGCCCTATAAATAAAGCTGCTTTCACATTCGGTATAGCAATGATAGCTTCTGGTCAATATGCTCCTCATGCTGCTGTTATGGCTGGAGGTATGGTTCCTCCTTTGGGTATAGCATTAGCTACTACAATATTTAGAAATAAATTCTCTGCTGATGAAAGAGATGCTGGAAAAACTTGTTATGTTATGGGGCTTTCATTTATTACTGAAGGAGCTATACCATTTGCTGCTTCTGACCCTATAAGAGTTATTCCTTCTTGTATGATAGGTGCTGCAATTTCTGGGGCTTTATCTATGGCTTTTCATATAGAATTAAGAGCTCCTCATGGTGGTATATTTGTTTTGCCTATAGTTAATAATCCTATAATGTATTTGCTTGCTATAGTAATAGGTTCTGTAGTTACAGCGGTACTTCTTGGATTTATTAAAAAGCCTGTTAATGAATAAAATAAAAAAACAGATTTTTTAAATTTAGAATATTTGTGGGGCTTTGCCCCCTGCGAAGCGTACCCGTAGGGTAACACCCCACTTCTTTTGGCGACCGAAGGAAGTGCCTGTGGGTATGACCCAAAGAAGCAAAAAGACTGCATTTTTTAATACTCAAATATAAAAAATTACAAAATATAATTGTTTAGAGATATATAGAAGTATAGGAATTTCCTATACTTCTTTTTTTAAACTTAATTTACTTTTTTAACTCACTCTGTCTGTTTTCATCTTATACACTTTGTCAGCTATATTAAGCGTAGAGAGTCTATGCGATACCAAAACAACGGTTCTATCTTTACTATTATCTTTTACAGATTTTAATATAACAGCTTCATTTAAACTATCAAGATTGCTTGTAGGCTCATCAAGAAGCATGAATGGTGCCTTGTGTAAAAAACTTCTAGCTATGCCAATACGTTGTTTTTCTCCGCCAGATAAAGTATCTCCAAGTTCTCCTACATTAGTATCATATCCATTTGGAAGACTCATTATAAAGTCATGTAATGATGCCTTTTTGCATGCTTCAATAACCTCTTCTCTTGTGGCATTTTTATCTGCTATTTTTATATTGTTTTCTATGGTGTCTTTAAATATTGAAGTCTCTTGTGTTACATAGCTTTCTAAATCTCTAAGAGAATCAGTATTAATATCTTTTATATTAGAGCCAGATATTTTTAAGCTTCCTTTTTTTATATCCCAAAATCGCATAAAAAGTTTTAAAAGTGTTGATTTACCGCTTCCGCTTTTTCCGCTTATTCCTATTATCTTATTAGGCTCTATTTGTAAGTTGTAATCATTTAATATTTCTTCGCCTTCATAATCAAAGCATACATTCTCGCATTCAAGCCCATTAAACTCTAAAATACTCTCACCATCATAAACTTCTTCAATAATTGGTTTTTCATTAAGTAAATTTAATATTCTCTCTCCGCTTGCCAATGTCATAAATAAATTGTTTGATAAATTACTCAATGCTATCACAGGTCCGAAAGAACTTGCCATTGCTATAGTAGGTATTAATATGTTAGAGAAATTTTTGTCTTTTGATATTAATACACTCACAACAAGAATAGCTAATGTAAATAATGATACTGCTGAAGTGGTAAGTCCTGATATTATGCCTTCATAGTGTTTTAGTTTTTTATTTAAATCCATTAAGTCATCAGTTTTATTTTCTATTGCTTGTATTCTTTTTTCACCGTATCCAAATTGAAGTATCTCTTTTATTCCCCATAAACTGTCAAGAAAATAGCTGTTTAATTTACCAAAATTATTTCTATATTCCATTCCAGCATTTTTTCCAAACTTTGATGAAAAATAAGGAATTACAAAACCTATAGTAAAATATCCTAATAATGCAATAGCCCCTAAGATAATATTAAAACTTCCTATAAATATTGTCATAATCATTGAAGTTAATACTCCTATAGCTATTGGTGAAATTGTATGAGCATAAAACACTTCAAGAAGTTCAATATCGCTTGTGATGAGTGCTATTAAATTTCCTTTATCTCTTCCTTCAAGTTTTGCAGGTGATAATTTTCTTAAAGCCTTAAAAACTTTATCTCTAATAAGAGCAAGCAATTTAAAAGCTATAAAATGATTGCTTAGCTGTTCAACATAGTGAAGCAAACCTCTTAAGGCTGCAAGCACCAAAACAGTAATGAATATTGTTTTTATTGTAAAGAAATTATTTAACCCCAAAAAAGTTAATATTGCATATCCGCCAAGTATTGTTATAGATATAGCACACAAGAATCCTAAAACTCCTGTAGTTATTGCCAATATCATAACATGCATAAGAGGAGCAATTAGCCCGATTAATTGTGCCATAATTTTAATACCGCTTCTTCGCATCATTTAAACTCCAATTTATTATTTTTTAGTATTATTATTTGTAGGGACTAGCCCCCTGCGAAGCGTGCCCCTAGGGTACACACCCCCACTTCTTTTGCGACCGAAGGGAGTCCTTCAGGACGACCGTAGGAAGTGCCTTCGGTATTGCCACAAAGAAGCAAAAAGGCTATATTTTGAATAGCTTTATAATTATATGTCTAAAATATAATCAATTATTTTATAGCTATTATTATTTGCACTTTTTGCAACTTTGACGAAGTCCACACCGTGTAAGGCGGGAAAAAGTTGAATAAAATAAAATTTTTAAAATATATAATTATATCGCTATGCTTAGACTCTCTCCTTTTGTTATGCTCTCTAAATTTGTTTGTTCATTAAATATTCTCGCATACTCTCCATTTATACTCATCAATTCATTATGCGTGCCTTCTTCCTCTATAACGCCGTCTTTTAAGAAATATATCTTGTCTGAAGGTATGCAGTTGTAAAGTCTATGAGATATTAATATAACTGTCTTCTCTTTAGCAATATCTCTTATAATCTCCATAATGCTCTCCTCACTTTCAACATCAACATTAGAAGTAGCCTCATCAAATATATATATATCAGCATTAAAAAGTATAGCCCTTGCTAATGCTAATCTCTGTTTTTGTCCTCCAGATAGATTGGAAGCTTTCTCCATTATCTTTGTATTAAGTCCGTCTTCAGTTTGTAAAAAATCATAAAGCTCCACTTTTTTTAATGCTTCATTCATCTTTCTTTCTGTGATAGTGCTTCCTGCCATTTTTAAGTTATCATATACAGTGCCTTCAAATAAATAACTGTTATGATCAACTACAACTATTTTTTTATATAAATCATCTTTTTCTATTGTAGAGAGTTCAATATCACCTATTTTTATAGAGCCTTTATAATTTTCATTTTTTAATGATATGAGTCCTGCAATGGTGCTTTTTCCAGAACCAGAAACCCCTACTATAGAAACAAATGATTTTTCTTTGATATTGAGATTTATATTTTTTAATATGGTTTTATCTTCGTTGTAGGCAAAACTTACATTGTTAAAAATAATCTCTTCATTATCTTTATTTATTTTGTTTACTCTGTTTTTGTCTTCAGGCATATCAAGTATTTCAAACATCTTGTCGCTTGCAGATATTCCATTCATAGCTATGTGGAAGAATGAACCCAAAAGCCTTAAAGGGATAAAAAACTCTGCAGAAAGCATTATTATAGTGAATGTGCCTGCAAGGTTAATGTTTCCTTTTATATATTCAAGTATAGATATTATCACTCCCAAAGCAGCTCCGCCGTATGCGATTATGTCCATTATAGTTGTGGAGTTTAATTGCATAAATAGTAGATTCATCGTAGCAATTCTAAACTTTTCTGCTTCTATATTCATCTCTTCATTTTTCTTTTCATCGGCCTTATATATTTTTAAAGTGGTAAGTCCCTGTACATCTTCTAAAAATATCTCTCCCAAATCGCTATAGCTTCCCCAGTATTTTTTTAATATTTTCTTAGCAATTTGCACTATAGCAACTATTGATAAAGGTATAAGAGGAACACATATTAAAAGTATAACAGCTGATTTTATACTTATAGTAGAAAGCACACAAAAAAGCACAATAGGAGCTATCATACTATAAAAGAATTGAGGCAAGTAACGTCCAAAATAAGTTTCTAATTGATCAACACCTTCCATTGATATTTGAACAATTTCGCTTGTTGAAAATTTTTCTTTGTATCTGCTTCCAAGCGTAAGAAGTTTTGAGTACATTTTCTCTCTTAAAGTTTGTTTTACTCTGCCAGAAGCATAATATGACATTTGCGATAATAAAATATTAAATCTAAATCTTAATACTATTATAACAAGAAAAGCAATACATAATGTTATAATATCTTCTTTAGTTATATTTTTTTGATATGCTTTTTGTATAATA from Brachyspira pilosicoli P43/6/78 includes:
- a CDS encoding ABC transporter ATP-binding protein/permease, whose translation is MINKRLIALMGEAKKYIAWHVIIQLANLALNIAAIFFMADIIQKAYQKNITKEDIITLCIAFLVIIVLRFRFNILLSQMSYYASGRVKQTLREKMYSKLLTLGSRYKEKFSTSEIVQISMEGVDQLETYFGRYLPQFFYSMIAPIVLFCVLSTISIKSAVILLICVPLIPLSIVAIVQIAKKILKKYWGSYSDLGEIFLEDVQGLTTLKIYKADEKKNEEMNIEAEKFRIATMNLLFMQLNSTTIMDIIAYGGAALGVIISILEYIKGNINLAGTFTIIMLSAEFFIPLRLLGSFFHIAMNGISASDKMFEILDMPEDKNRVNKINKDNEEIIFNNVSFAYNEDKTILKNINLNIKEKSFVSIVGVSGSGKSTIAGLISLKNENYKGSIKIGDIELSTIEKDDLYKKIVVVDHNSYLFEGTVYDNLKMAGSTITERKMNEALKKVELYDFLQTEDGLNTKIMEKASNLSGGQKQRLALARAILFNADIYIFDEATSNVDVESEESIMEIIRDIAKEKTVILISHRLYNCIPSDKIYFLKDGVIEEEGTHNELMSINGEYARIFNEQTNLESITKGESLSIAI
- a CDS encoding amino acid ABC transporter ATP-binding/permease protein; its protein translation is MRRSGIKIMAQLIGLIAPLMHVMILAITTGVLGFLCAISITILGGYAILTFLGLNNFFTIKTIFITVLVLAALRGLLHYVEQLSNHFIAFKLLALIRDKVFKALRKLSPAKLEGRDKGNLIALITSDIELLEVFYAHTISPIAIGVLTSMIMTIFIGSFNIILGAIALLGYFTIGFVIPYFSSKFGKNAGMEYRNNFGKLNSYFLDSLWGIKEILQFGYGEKRIQAIENKTDDLMDLNKKLKHYEGIISGLTTSAVSLFTLAILVVSVLISKDKNFSNILIPTIAMASSFGPVIALSNLSNNLFMTLASGERILNLLNEKPIIEEVYDGESILEFNGLECENVCFDYEGEEILNDYNLQIEPNKIIGISGKSGSGKSTLLKLFMRFWDIKKGSLKISGSNIKDINTDSLRDLESYVTQETSIFKDTIENNIKIADKNATREEVIEACKKASLHDFIMSLPNGYDTNVGELGDTLSGGEKQRIGIARSFLHKAPFMLLDEPTSNLDSLNEAVILKSVKDNSKDRTVVLVSHRLSTLNIADKVYKMKTDRVS